The following are from one region of the Novosphingobium humi genome:
- a CDS encoding glycosyltransferase family 4 protein, whose amino-acid sequence MTDLRIAIASDAWFPQVNGVVRTLAATVDHLRARGAAVEMITPDRFLTMPMPGYAQIRLAVAPRFNARRMLDAYRPDIVHIATEGPIGWAARGWCRARGVPYTSAFHTRFPEYLALRSGLSAEWFWPVMQRFHGASRAIMVATPSLDLELAARGLAQTRRWSRGIDHSQFTPDGPVTPDMADLPRPILLNVGRVAPEKNLEAFCELQTPGSKVVVGDGPALAEMQRRYPHVHFLGPKSGAALAAAYRAADCFVFPSRTDTFGLVIIEALACGVPVAAYPVAGPLDILGADGRGEGAMAPEPVAALDEDLDVAVARALGLSRAGAAAFGAGFTWENATNQFLAAIAGALEMVRAA is encoded by the coding sequence GTGACCGATCTTCGGATTGCTATCGCCAGCGACGCATGGTTTCCCCAGGTCAATGGCGTGGTGCGCACGCTGGCCGCCACGGTCGATCATCTGCGCGCGCGCGGGGCGGCGGTCGAGATGATCACGCCTGATCGGTTTCTGACCATGCCCATGCCCGGCTATGCCCAGATCCGTCTGGCCGTGGCGCCGCGTTTCAACGCGCGGCGGATGCTTGACGCCTACCGCCCCGACATCGTCCATATCGCCACCGAAGGCCCGATCGGCTGGGCCGCGCGCGGCTGGTGCCGGGCGCGCGGGGTGCCCTATACCAGCGCCTTTCACACGCGATTTCCCGAATATCTGGCGCTGCGTTCGGGGCTTTCGGCCGAATGGTTCTGGCCGGTGATGCAGCGTTTCCATGGCGCCTCGCGCGCGATCATGGTGGCCACGCCCAGCCTTGACCTCGAATTGGCCGCGCGCGGATTGGCCCAGACGCGCCGCTGGAGCCGGGGCATCGACCATTCCCAGTTTACCCCCGACGGGCCGGTGACGCCGGACATGGCCGACCTGCCGCGCCCGATCCTGCTGAATGTGGGGCGGGTGGCGCCGGAAAAGAACCTTGAGGCTTTCTGCGAATTGCAGACCCCCGGCAGCAAGGTCGTGGTGGGCGATGGCCCGGCGCTGGCCGAGATGCAGCGGCGATACCCCCATGTGCATTTCCTTGGCCCCAAAAGCGGCGCGGCGCTGGCGGCGGCCTATCGCGCCGCTGATTGCTTTGTCTTTCCCAGCCGCACCGACACATTCGGGCTGGTCATCATTGAGGCGCTGGCCTGCGGGGTGCCGGTGGCGGCCTATCCGGTGGCCGGGCCGCTCGACATTCTGGGCGCGGACGGGCGGGGCGAGGGCGCGATGGCCCCCGAACCGGTCGCCGCGCTGGACGAGGATCTGGATGTGGCGGTGGCGCGCGCGCTGGGCCTGTCGCGGGCCGGGGCGGCGGCGTTTGGCGCGGGCTTTACCTGGGAAAACGCCACCAACCAGTTTCTGGCCGCGATTGCGGGCGCGCTGGAGATGGTGCGCGCGGCCTGA
- a CDS encoding exopolyphosphatase: MIRLPASFPSAQDQRAIIDIGSNTVRLVIYGGPVRAPVVLFNEKVTARLGKGVAESGMLSAKGMATALGALARFAMILKLRGVDDVQTVATAAARDAANGGEFLEQVAALGLSPRLLSGEEEAVASARGVLSAFPGACGIVADLGGGSLELIDIEGDAKGGGRCTHGVTLPLGTLRLAALRADGNEKFARRIHRMLKGQDWDAHSGQVLYLVGGSLRAFARFAMEQVNWPIDDPHAYELSPEEVLSAVRALQAKTARGNALSPINGVSASRLASLADAGALLGQLVKELHPSRVVFSGWGLREGLLAGTMGAKTAGQDPLLAGVIAFVEMQQPGLSSAADLVARWSGRLAYAGPDNLRRAAVMLALASLRSEPNLRAEQAAQWALRKRWLGVDEAGRAMIAMAVLANSGQAEIPTDLPRLAPLQDLREAVIWGMATRLARRFCAGAGEVLEASSLTISGRKLVLATTHAMAPLYTDACAKDLRVLAEMMGLTPHRLSVETAADLP, translated from the coding sequence ATGATTCGCCTCCCCGCTTCTTTTCCGTCCGCGCAGGATCAGCGCGCGATCATCGATATCGGCTCGAACACCGTGCGTCTGGTCATCTATGGCGGGCCGGTGCGCGCGCCTGTGGTGCTCTTCAATGAAAAGGTCACCGCGCGCCTGGGCAAGGGCGTGGCCGAAAGCGGCATGCTTTCGGCCAAGGGGATGGCCACGGCGCTGGGCGCGCTGGCGCGCTTTGCCATGATCCTGAAATTGCGCGGGGTGGACGATGTCCAGACCGTGGCGACGGCGGCGGCGCGCGATGCGGCCAATGGCGGCGAATTTCTCGAACAGGTGGCCGCCCTTGGCCTCTCGCCCCGCCTGCTCTCGGGCGAGGAAGAGGCTGTGGCCAGCGCGCGCGGCGTGCTCTCGGCTTTTCCGGGCGCCTGCGGGATTGTCGCGGATCTGGGGGGCGGCTCGCTCGAACTGATTGATATCGAAGGCGATGCCAAGGGCGGCGGGCGCTGCACCCATGGCGTGACTTTGCCTTTGGGCACTTTGCGTCTGGCGGCGCTGCGGGCGGATGGGAACGAAAAATTCGCCCGCCGCATCCACCGTATGCTCAAGGGTCAGGACTGGGACGCCCATTCGGGGCAGGTGCTCTATCTGGTGGGCGGCTCGCTGCGCGCCTTTGCCCGTTTCGCCATGGAGCAGGTGAACTGGCCGATCGATGATCCCCATGCCTATGAGCTTTCGCCCGAGGAAGTGCTCTCGGCGGTGCGCGCGCTCCAGGCCAAAACGGCGCGGGGCAATGCGCTGAGCCCGATCAACGGGGTGTCGGCCTCGCGTCTGGCCAGCCTTGCCGATGCGGGGGCCTTGCTGGGCCAATTGGTCAAGGAATTGCATCCCTCGCGCGTGGTGTTCTCGGGCTGGGGCCTGCGCGAAGGCTTGCTGGCGGGCACGATGGGCGCGAAAACGGCGGGGCAGGACCCCTTGCTGGCGGGCGTCATCGCCTTTGTGGAAATGCAGCAGCCGGGCCTGTCCTCGGCGGCCGATCTGGTCGCGCGCTGGAGCGGGCGGCTGGCCTATGCCGGGCCGGACAATCTGCGCCGCGCGGCGGTGATGCTGGCGCTGGCCTCCTTGCGTTCGGAACCCAATCTGCGCGCAGAACAGGCCGCGCAATGGGCGCTGCGCAAACGCTGGCTGGGCGTGGACGAGGCCGGGCGCGCGATGATCGCGATGGCCGTGCTGGCCAACAGCGGTCAGGCCGAGATCCCGACTGACCTTCCCCGGCTGGCCCCGTTGCAGGATCTGCGCGAGGCGGTGATCTGGGGCATGGCCACGCGGCTGGCGCGGCGCTTCTGCGCGGGCGCGGGTGAGGTGCTGGAGGCCTCGTCGCTGACCATTTCCGGGCGCAAGCTGGTGCTGGCGACGACCCATGCGATGGCGCCCCTCTATACCGATGCCTGCGCCAAGGATCTGCGCGTGCTGGCCGAGATGATGGGCCTGACCCCGCATCGCCTCAGCGTGGAAACCGCGGCTGATCTGCCTTGA
- a CDS encoding UDP-2,3-diacylglucosamine diphosphatase: MARAAFATGLDPAQTAFLFGEGGDHRSGDGAVVSAKGGIASWLDLPEPPDPKGLRPKRRYRTVWISDVHLGTRGCNADMLVSFLRSVETETLYLVGDIIDGWRLKKGWYWPDAHNEVLRRILKMAHRGTRVVFICGNHDEMLRPYAGLTFGGVELLLDAIHTTADGRRLLVVHGDAFDAIVLYHRWLAFLGDKAYELMLRVNTTFNAVRRRMHLPYWSLSAYLKKRVKNAVQFITRYEEAVAHAAAERGVDGVVCGHIHSAEIRQFGAITYYNDGDWVESCTALVEDFAGAMSIIDWLAELKKNAADKAPVAHEAMPVGVPA; this comes from the coding sequence ATGGCGCGCGCTGCTTTTGCTACGGGGCTCGATCCGGCCCAGACGGCCTTTCTGTTTGGCGAAGGGGGCGATCATCGCAGCGGCGATGGGGCGGTCGTTTCGGCCAAGGGCGGGATCGCCTCATGGCTCGATCTGCCCGAACCGCCCGATCCCAAGGGGCTGCGGCCCAAGCGGCGCTATCGCACGGTGTGGATTTCCGACGTTCATCTGGGCACGCGCGGCTGCAATGCCGATATGCTGGTGTCCTTCCTGCGCTCGGTGGAAACCGAAACGCTCTATCTGGTGGGCGACATTATCGACGGCTGGCGGTTGAAAAAGGGCTGGTATTGGCCCGACGCGCATAATGAGGTGCTGCGCCGCATTCTGAAGATGGCGCATCGCGGCACGCGGGTGGTCTTCATCTGCGGCAATCATGACGAGATGCTGCGCCCCTATGCGGGCCTGACCTTTGGCGGGGTCGAACTGCTGCTCGATGCGATCCACACCACGGCCGATGGGCGTCGCTTGCTGGTGGTGCATGGCGATGCGTTTGACGCCATCGTGCTTTATCACCGCTGGCTCGCCTTTCTGGGCGACAAGGCCTATGAGCTGATGCTGCGGGTCAACACCACGTTCAACGCGGTGCGGCGGCGGATGCATCTGCCCTATTGGTCACTTTCGGCTTACCTCAAAAAGCGGGTCAAGAACGCGGTCCAGTTCATCACCCGCTATGAGGAGGCAGTCGCCCATGCCGCCGCCGAGCGGGGCGTTGATGGCGTGGTGTGCGGCCATATCCATTCGGCCGAAATCCGCCAGTTCGGCGCGATCACCTATTACAATGACGGCGACTGGGTGGAAAGCTGCACCGCGCTGGTCGAGGATTTTGCCGGAGCGATGAGCATCATCGACTGGCTGGCCGAATTGAAGAAGAATGCCGCCGATAAGGCCCCGGTGGCCCATGAGGCGATGCCGGTGGGCGTGCCTGCGTGA